A region from the Salvia splendens isolate huo1 chromosome 15, SspV2, whole genome shotgun sequence genome encodes:
- the LOC121766321 gene encoding type 2 DNA topoisomerase 6 subunit B-like isoform X3 — protein MEINSVQDILNLLISSAFRRCRMLDDLCRLSVSLKPTRSLVLISVSDTGTGNILEEFSQFDYKNNTILSGKWDGLLSVMTTSSTDREIHHLKFDLKEVVASRRLVRLPSVTKSGAKFSGTEVSLSLYEEIDVLVTMLHLYLQKILLLKAFKIAIELMVESGGGTKSYFLQNACRTPATNDVNSYNLTLGLEEYVSKHGNKLAEACHSCFSTGKNLKVGSGVACSRENHQNLGQVMEVVIIISNVSMLDQSSCSRLYGRRTEVLYFKDFSPCSMPQSSLEALNSIDWKNYGLVLKSVGDQDGITILEWENLPPCSHIDIALHIYDKQTLPCSRSNRTDRYLTRKALKLALSDLKKRNAGTLLSERAVKICNYAPDLAKTISGLIMSSLDLNFKRECLSLLGLPSPEHEKDIVETCIKDKIISVIATNDSGSRRGTLFEHGPKKSYEGVVEYFDA, from the exons ATGGAGATAAATTCAGTGCAGGACATACTGAATTTA cttatttcttctgcattccGGAGATGCCGCATGTTAGACGATCTATGCAGATTATCGGTGTCTCTTAAACCCACGCGCTCTTTAGTTCTAATTTCAG TTTCTGATACAGGCACTGGAAACATTTTGGAGGAATTTAGTCAATTTGATTACAAAAACAACACCATTTTGTCTGGTAAATGGG ATGGGCTTCTTTCGGTAATGACCACAA GCAGCACTGACAGAGAAATACATCACTTAAAATTTGACTTAAAAGAAGTTGTTGCCTCAAGAAGACTGGTGAGACTACCATCAGTAACAAAGAGTGGTGCAAAATTCAG CGGAACTGAAGTATCATTGTCCCTTTATGAAGAAATTGATGTTCTTGTAACAATGTTACACCTCTATCTTCAAAAG ATTCTTCTTCTAAAAGCATTT AAGATTGCAATTGAACTGATGGTTGAATCTGGTGGTGGTACAAAATCATATTTTCTGCAAAATGCATGCCGCACCCCAGCTACGAATGATGTAAATAGTTACAACCTGACGTTGGGGCTAGAAGAATATGTTTCCAAGCATGGGAACAAACTTGCCGAAGCTTGTCACTCTTGCTTCTCAACTGG AAAGAATCTCAAAGTTGGTTCTGGGGTAGCTTGTAGCAGAGAAAACCACCAAAACTTAGGCCAGGTGATGGAAGTTGTAATCATCATCAGCAACGTATCAATGTTGGACCAATCTTCCTGCTCCAGGTTATATGGCCGTAGAACAGAG GTCTTGTACTTCAAAGATTTCTCACCCTGCTCAATGCCACAATCATCTCTTGAAGCATTGAACAGCATTGACTGGAAAAATTATGGATTAGTTCTAAAAAGTGTTGGAGATCAAGATGGCATCACAATATTAGAGTGGGAAAACTTACCCCCGTGCTCGCACATTGATATTGCGCTCCACATATATGATAAACA GACATTGCCTTGCTCGCGCAGTAACAGAACTGATAGGTACCTCACCAGGAAAGCTCTCAAGCTTGCACTGTCTGACCTGAAGAAGAGGAATGCAGGAACATTACTCAGTGAGCGTGCTGTCAAG ATATGCAATTATGCACCCGATCTTGCCAAAACAATTTCAGGCTTGATCATGTCTTCGCTAGACTTGAACTTCAAAAGAGAATGTTTGTCTCTACTTGGGCTGCCATCTCCGGAACATGAAAAGGATATTGTTGAGACCTGCATCAAAGATAAGATCATTTCTGTCATAGCAACAAATGACAGTGGTAGTAGACGGGGAACACTTTTCGAGCATGGCCCCAAGAAGTCATACGAAGGTGTAGTCGAGTATTTTGATGCGTAG
- the LOC121766808 gene encoding serine/threonine-protein phosphatase 7 long form homolog, translated as MSRYGPEDPSVLHYQHSHISRKAWAGQETTPFNIRRFEGHFWEIDNHHRRVIDYVCRFGLGGVLFCGKALDVDQALITALVERWRPETHTFHLPVGETTITLLDVQVLWALRVDGVPFTGNRFCETGWRGLCEELLGFYPLQSEMKENGILASALIHRMTIEPLGDGLEDEAYIQRARMIVLVLLGGLILPDGSGCKIPLMWLTQLRDVEAASMISWASAALGTLYHNLCEASMGKRTGIGGPTVLLQLWAWERMPTLRPDFVAARIHTNNTPCAAPVLRFQRPGARLKVEALFIYFFLPFYNKFHPAKN; from the coding sequence aTGTCGCGATATGGACCAGAAGATCCTTCTGTTTTGCATTATCAGCACAGTCATATATCACGCAAGGCGTGGGCAGGCCAGGAAACAACCCCGTTCAATATTCGGCGCTTTGAGGGACATTTCTGGGAAATCGATAATCATCACAGACGCGTGATTGATTATGTTTGTAGATTTGGTTTAGGTGGAGTTCTTTTCTGTGGTAAGGCTCTGGATGTAGATCAGGCGTTGATCACAGCTTTGGTTgagcgttggaggccagagacacaTACATTCCATCTTCCCGTAGGGGAAACTAccattacattactagacgtTCAAGTATTATGGGCTTTACGTGTAGATGGAGTACCCTTCACAGGAAATAGGTTTTGTGAAACTGGGTGGAGGGGTTTATGTGAAGAGCTCTTGGGCTTCTATCCCCTTCAAAGCGAGATGAAGGAAAACGGTATCTTGGCATCCGCGCTAATACATAGGATGACGATTGAACCGTTAGGAGATGGTCTCGAAGACGAAGCCTACATTCAACGGGCACGTATGATTGTGCTTGTGCTATTGGGAGGGTTGATCTTACCCGACGGCTCAGGGTGTAAGATACCTCTCATGTGGTTGACCCAACTTCGAGACGTAGAGGCTGCCTCTATGATTAGTTGGGCGAGTGCTGCGCTTGGTACATTATACCATAATCTCTGTGAGGCGTCTATGGGCAAACGGACAGGCATTGGAGGTCCGACAGTGCTCCTACAGCTTTGGGCGTGGGAGAGAATGCCCACTTTGAGACCGGATTTTGTAGCGGCACGTATACATACAAACAACACTCCATGTGCAGCGCCGGTCCTGAGGTTCCAAAGACCCGGGGCGAGACTAAAAGTTGAGGccctatttatatattttttccttccattttatAATAAGTTTCATCCAGCAAAAAACTAA
- the LOC121766321 gene encoding type 2 DNA topoisomerase 6 subunit B-like isoform X1: MEINSVQDILNLLISSAFRRCRMLDDLCRLSVSLKPTRSLVLISVSDTGTGNILEEFSQFDYKNNTILSGKWDGLLSVMTTSSTDREIHHLKFDLKEVVASRRLVRLPSVTKSGAKFSGTEVSLSLYEEIDVLVTMLHLYLQKILLLKAFVSSDNLFTFSAFHKIAIELMVESGGGTKSYFLQNACRTPATNDVNSYNLTLGLEEYVSKHGNKLAEACHSCFSTGKNLKVGSGVACSRENHQNLGQVMEVVIIISNVSMLDQSSCSRLYGRRTEVLYFKDFSPCSMPQSSLEALNSIDWKNYGLVLKSVGDQDGITILEWENLPPCSHIDIALHIYDKQTLPCSRSNRTDRYLTRKALKLALSDLKKRNAGTLLSERAVKICNYAPDLAKTISGLIMSSLDLNFKRECLSLLGLPSPEHEKDIVETCIKDKIISVIATNDSGSRRGTLFEHGPKKSYEGVVEYFDA; the protein is encoded by the exons ATGGAGATAAATTCAGTGCAGGACATACTGAATTTA cttatttcttctgcattccGGAGATGCCGCATGTTAGACGATCTATGCAGATTATCGGTGTCTCTTAAACCCACGCGCTCTTTAGTTCTAATTTCAG TTTCTGATACAGGCACTGGAAACATTTTGGAGGAATTTAGTCAATTTGATTACAAAAACAACACCATTTTGTCTGGTAAATGGG ATGGGCTTCTTTCGGTAATGACCACAA GCAGCACTGACAGAGAAATACATCACTTAAAATTTGACTTAAAAGAAGTTGTTGCCTCAAGAAGACTGGTGAGACTACCATCAGTAACAAAGAGTGGTGCAAAATTCAG CGGAACTGAAGTATCATTGTCCCTTTATGAAGAAATTGATGTTCTTGTAACAATGTTACACCTCTATCTTCAAAAG ATTCTTCTTCTAAAAGCATTTGTAAGTTCGGATAACCTTTTTACCTTCTCTGCGTTTCAT AAGATTGCAATTGAACTGATGGTTGAATCTGGTGGTGGTACAAAATCATATTTTCTGCAAAATGCATGCCGCACCCCAGCTACGAATGATGTAAATAGTTACAACCTGACGTTGGGGCTAGAAGAATATGTTTCCAAGCATGGGAACAAACTTGCCGAAGCTTGTCACTCTTGCTTCTCAACTGG AAAGAATCTCAAAGTTGGTTCTGGGGTAGCTTGTAGCAGAGAAAACCACCAAAACTTAGGCCAGGTGATGGAAGTTGTAATCATCATCAGCAACGTATCAATGTTGGACCAATCTTCCTGCTCCAGGTTATATGGCCGTAGAACAGAG GTCTTGTACTTCAAAGATTTCTCACCCTGCTCAATGCCACAATCATCTCTTGAAGCATTGAACAGCATTGACTGGAAAAATTATGGATTAGTTCTAAAAAGTGTTGGAGATCAAGATGGCATCACAATATTAGAGTGGGAAAACTTACCCCCGTGCTCGCACATTGATATTGCGCTCCACATATATGATAAACA GACATTGCCTTGCTCGCGCAGTAACAGAACTGATAGGTACCTCACCAGGAAAGCTCTCAAGCTTGCACTGTCTGACCTGAAGAAGAGGAATGCAGGAACATTACTCAGTGAGCGTGCTGTCAAG ATATGCAATTATGCACCCGATCTTGCCAAAACAATTTCAGGCTTGATCATGTCTTCGCTAGACTTGAACTTCAAAAGAGAATGTTTGTCTCTACTTGGGCTGCCATCTCCGGAACATGAAAAGGATATTGTTGAGACCTGCATCAAAGATAAGATCATTTCTGTCATAGCAACAAATGACAGTGGTAGTAGACGGGGAACACTTTTCGAGCATGGCCCCAAGAAGTCATACGAAGGTGTAGTCGAGTATTTTGATGCGTAG
- the LOC121766809 gene encoding zinc finger MYM-type protein 1-like: MSTRKYASGSEKRKKRKRVDELIESQRGAMDRFFSNRTSTGTSRNPDELALIVVEEQSNPNLEDEVPMQDNDDNYVSDHDQPATEPASSHEQFVYTTDIYDPRNWNSLDNKARDILVEKGPIREENIVFPKDGSARHFSYAHYSRKMKNGEVRDRKWLVYSKHVDKVFCFCCKIFNSRSCKSSLAHDGFGDWKHIIDRLKDHETSVEHITNMNTWNELRARMGKDETIDKEIQKEIKREQERIRQVLLRLVAIVKFLGKRSLAFRGSNEQLYNDQNGNFYACVEMIAEFDPVMQDHLRRIQNKETRYHYLSHKIQDELIYLMTSSITDSIIKVVKDAKYFSIILDCTPDVSHQEQMTLLVRCVEMCDDKIKIQEYFLGFMKVDDTSGLGLFKVLVDSIKLFGLDIDDIRGQGYDNGSNMKGKHQGVQMRLLDINPRALYMPCAYHSLNLTLCDMAKSCAKAASFFGIVQRIYILFSGSTKRWNVLLDHILGLIVKSLSNTRWESRIKSVQAIRYQAPQLRSALSQLQQASDIELSDKTDANNLLKALGSFEFILGMVIWYDILFAVNTVSKRLQSPSMCIDTTLQQIEDMRNYFNNYRNEGFASSMTIAKSIASEMGVEPSFSVKRKAQRKKHFDEIDTNEEILQAEKAFEVNYFLVVVDMANTSLKSRFEELQTFKSIFGFLLSSTTLKSLNDTELEDCCTKFAKTFSSHDTSDVEVNDLISELKVLKLSLPERPMSSMDIFEYVRKMDSYPNISIAYRILFTVPVTVASAERSFSKLKLLKNYLRSTMSQQRLNGLATLCIEKKLLDEVDSNTIVNDFASRNVKRNF, from the coding sequence ATGTCAACAAGGAAGTATGCATCAGGTagtgaaaaaaggaaaaagaggaAGCGAGTAGATGAATTGATAGAATCGCAAAGAGGAGCTATGGACAGATTTTTTTCAAACAGAACAAGTACAGGCACGTCCAGAAACCCAGATGAGTTGGCGCTTATTGTTGTGGAGGAGCAATCTAATCCTAATTTAGAAGATGAGGTCCCGATGCAGGATAATGATGACAACTATGTAAGTGATCATGACCAGCCTGCTACAGAACCTGCTAGTAGTCATGAACAATTTGTTTATACCACGGATATTTATGATCCAAGAAATTGGAATAGTCTTGATAACAAAGCTAGAGACATATTAGTGGAGAAGGGTCCTATTAGAGAAGAAAATATTGTGTTCCCCAAGGATGGCAGCGCAAGACATTTTTCATATGCCCACTACTCtaggaaaatgaaaaatggagaGGTGCGTGACAGAAAATGGTTAGTTTATTCCAAGCATGTTGATAAAGTGTTCTGTTTTTGCTGTAAGATTTTCAACTCAAGAAGTTGCAAAAGTTCTTTGGCACATGATGGGTTTGGAGATTGGAAGCATATCATTGACAGACTGAAAGATCATGAAACTAGTGTGGAGCATATCACCAATATGAATACTTGGAATGAACTGAGAGCTAGAATGGGCAAAGATGAAACAATTGACAAAGAGATACAAAAAGAAATCAAGAGGGAGCAAGAACGCATAAGGCAAGTTTTATTAAGACTAGTTGCCATTGTGAAGTTTCTTGGTAAACGCAGCTTGGCTTTTAGAGGATCTAATGAGCAGCTTTATAATGATCAAAATGGTAATTTCTACGCTTGTGTTGAGATGATTGCAGAATTTGATCCTGTCATGCAGGACCACCTTAGACGTATTCAAAACAAAGAGACTCGTTATCATTATTTGAGTCATAAAATTCAAGATGAGCTGATTTATCTTATGACTTCTAGCATTACGGACTCTATCATAAAGGTTGTTAAAGATGCCAAATATTTCTCTATTATCCTTGATTGTACCCCAGATGTGAGTCATCAAGAGCAAATGACTTTATTGGTTCGATGTGTTGAGATGTGTgatgacaaaataaaaattcaagagTACTTTTTGGGTTTCATGAAGGTGGATGACACATCTGGTTTAGGGCTGTTTAAAGTATTGGTTGATTCCATCAAGCTCTTTGGTCTTGATATTGATGATATTAGGGGTCAAGGATATGACAATGGCTCTAATATGAAAGGAAAACATCAGGGAGTACAAATGAGATTGCTTGATATTAATCCAAGAGCTTTATACATGCCATGTGCTTATCATAGTCTTAACCTTACACTTTGTGATATGGCTAAATCTTGTGCTAAAGCAGCTAGCTTTTTTGGAATTGTGCAACGGatatatatactattttctGGTTCTACTAAAAGATGGAATGTTTTGCTTGATCATATTCTAGGTTTAATAGTGAAATCATTATCCAATACTCGTTGGGAGAGCAGGATAAAAAGTGTTCAAGCAATTAGATATCAAGCACCTCAGCTCAGGTCAGCTTTGTCTCAGTTACAACAAGCTAGTGATATAGAACTAAGTGATAAGACTGATGCAAACAACTTATTGAAGGCTCTTGGTAGCTTTGAGTTTATACTTGGCATGGTTATATGGTATGACATTTTATTTGCTGTAAATACTGTAAGCAAGAGGTTGCAATCACCATCTATGTGCATTGATACTACCTTGCAGCAAATTGAAGACATGAGGAATTATTTCAACAATTACAGGAATGAAGGATTTGCTTCTAGTATGACCATTGCCAAAAGTATTGCATCTGAAATGGGTGTAGAGCCATCATTTTCAGTGAAGCGCAAGGCTCAAAGGAAGAAACATTTTGATGAAATTGACACCAATGAAGAAATTCTACAAGCTGAGAAGGCTTTTGAGGTCAATTACTTCTTGGTCGTGGTTGATATGGCAAACACCTCATTGAAAAGTAGATTTGAAGAACTACAAACATTCAAAAGTATATTTGGGTTTTTACTTAGCTCAACAACTTTGAAGTCACTAAATGATACTGAATTAGAAGATTGTTGCACCAAATTTGCGAAAACATTCTCTTCGCATGACACATCTGATGTGGAGGTAAATGATCTAATATCTGAGTTGAAGGTTTTGAAGCTAAGTTTGCCGGAAAGGCCAATGTCTTCTATGGACATTTTTGAGTATGTTAGAAAAATGGATTCTTATCCAAATATCTCAATTGCTTATCGCATATTATTTACTGTGCCTGTGACTGTGGCATCGGCAGAAAGAAGCTTTTCAAAGTTGAAACTGTTGAAGAATTATTTAAGATCTACGATGTCTCAACAACGGCTGAACGGGCTTGCCACTTTATGTATTGAGAAGAAATTATTAGACGAGGTTGACAGCAACACCATCGTCAACGACTTCGCATCAAGAAATGTTAAAAGAAATTTTTGA
- the LOC121766320 gene encoding U1 small nuclear ribonucleoprotein 70 kDa-like: MGDYGDAMMRNQNAAVQARTKAQNRANVMQLKLIGQSHPTGLTANLLKLFEPRPPLEYKPPPEKRKCPPYSGIAQFVNNFAEPGDPQYAPPVQKGETPTERRARIHQLRLEEGAKKAAEELEKYDPSNDPNISGDPYKTLFVARLNYETTESRVKREFEAYGPIKRVRLVTDKESNKPRGYAFIEYVHTRDMKAAYKQADGKKIDNRRVLVDVERGRTVPYWRPRRLGGGLGSTRTGAEDANQRPPGREQVQSGGISRSEEPRGERDRNREKSRERPRERDREKSRELSREISKERDHREDRHHRDRDKTKERVRERDRGSGRDRERDRTRDRDRGDRGRDRDRGHDRDRDRDRERGHDRHRERDREKSKDYEIGEDQDRGRSRDREYEYEHSDSKHERGDRERNYGVVDAEDSRGWPDQPEHGHGRPETDHDRGHYDYYGNQGRGPYDNPEKPGDYDRYREYDRDKDRYDQMDDDGYAYDRAASEPQDTEYRRSDRSLSRG; this comes from the exons ATGGGGGACTATGGCGACGCCATGATGCGGAACCAGAACGCTGCCGTTCAGGCCCGCACCAAGGCACAGAACCGCGCCAATGTTATGCAGCTCAAATTG ATTGGTCAGAGTCATCCAACTGGTTTAACGGCTAATCTTCTGAAACTGTTTGAGCCCCGCCCACCTTTAGAATACAAACCACCACCTGAGAAGAGGAAATGCCCACCATATTCAG GAATAGCACAATTTGTTAATAATTTTGCTGAGCCGGGTGATCCTCAATATGCTCCTCCGGTGCAGAAGGGTGAGACTCCG ACAGAAAGAAGGGCTAGGATTCACCAACTACGGTTGGAGGAGGGAGCCAAGAAGGCAGCAGAGGAGCTTGAGAAAT ATGATCCAAGTAATGATCCCAATATCTCTGGAGATCCATACAAGACGTTGTTTGTGGCTAGGCTT AATTATGAGACAACTGAAAGCAGAGTTAAAAGAGAGTTTGAAGCTTATGGTCCTATCAAGCGG GTTCGTTTGGTCACTGATAAAGAGTCAAACAAGCCCAGAGGCTATGCCTTCATTGAATATGTGCATACAAGAGACATGAAAG CTGCATATAAACAAGCTGATGGGAAAAAGATTGATAACCGGAGGGTGCTTGTGGATGTTGAGCGTGGCAGAACTGTCCCATACTGGCGACCTCGCAGGCTTGGTGGTGGACTTGGGTCAACACGAACTGGCGCTGAAGATGCCAACCAGAGGCCTCCAGGGAG AGAGCAAGTGCAGTCTGGAGGAATATCTCGATCTGAGGAGCCAAGGGGTGAAAGAGATAG AAACAGGGAGAAGTCCCGAGAAAGGCCGAgggagagagatagagaaaaatCTCGCGAGCTGTCTCGTGAAATATCAAAGGAACGTGATCATAGGGAAGATAGGCACCATAGAGATCGTGACAAAACCAAAGAGAGGGTGCGGGAGAGAGACCGTGGCAGTGGCAGAGACCGTGAAAGAGACCGAACACGGGACCGTGATAGGGGTGATAGGGGTCGAGATCGGGACCGCGGCCATGACCGTGACCGAGATCGTGATAGGGAGCGTGGCCACGACCGTCATCGTGAGAGGGACAGGGAAAAGTCAAAGGACTATGAAATTGGGGAGGATCAGGATCGTGGCCGTTCACGTGACAGAGAGTATGAGTATGAACATTCTGATTCGAAGCATGAGAGGGGGGATAGAGAAAGGAACTATGGTGTTGTAGATGCAGAAGATAGTCGTGGGTGGCCTGATCAGCCCGAGCATGGACATGGGCGTCCAGAAACTGATCATGATCGTGGGCATTATGACTATTATGGAAATCAAGGCCGGGGGCCATATGACAATCCTGAAAAACCAGGGGATTATGATCGTTACAGAGAATATGACCGTGATAAGGATCGCTATGATCAAATGGACGATGATGGTTATGCTTATGACCGAGCTGCATCTGAGCCACAAGACACAGAGTACCGTCGCTCTGATAGATCTCTTTCCCGTGGATGA
- the LOC121766321 gene encoding type 2 DNA topoisomerase 6 subunit B-like isoform X2: protein MEINSVQDILNLLISSAFRRCRMLDDLCRLSVSLKPTRSLVLISVSDTGTGNILEEFSQFDYKNNTILSGKWDGLLSVMTTSSTDREIHHLKFDLKEVVASRRLVRLPSVTKSGAKFSGTEVSLSLYEEIDVLVTMLHLYLQKILLLKAFVSSDNLFTFSAFHKIAIELMVESGGGTKSYFLQNACRTPATNDVNSYNLTLGLEEYVSKHGNKLAEACHSCFSTGKNLKVGSGVACSRENHQNLGQVMEVVIIISNVSMLDQSSCSRLYGRRTEVLYFKDFSPCSMPQSSLEALNSIDWKNYGLVLKSVGDQDGITILEWENLPPCSHIDIALHIYDKQLPCSRSNRTDRYLTRKALKLALSDLKKRNAGTLLSERAVKICNYAPDLAKTISGLIMSSLDLNFKRECLSLLGLPSPEHEKDIVETCIKDKIISVIATNDSGSRRGTLFEHGPKKSYEGVVEYFDA from the exons ATGGAGATAAATTCAGTGCAGGACATACTGAATTTA cttatttcttctgcattccGGAGATGCCGCATGTTAGACGATCTATGCAGATTATCGGTGTCTCTTAAACCCACGCGCTCTTTAGTTCTAATTTCAG TTTCTGATACAGGCACTGGAAACATTTTGGAGGAATTTAGTCAATTTGATTACAAAAACAACACCATTTTGTCTGGTAAATGGG ATGGGCTTCTTTCGGTAATGACCACAA GCAGCACTGACAGAGAAATACATCACTTAAAATTTGACTTAAAAGAAGTTGTTGCCTCAAGAAGACTGGTGAGACTACCATCAGTAACAAAGAGTGGTGCAAAATTCAG CGGAACTGAAGTATCATTGTCCCTTTATGAAGAAATTGATGTTCTTGTAACAATGTTACACCTCTATCTTCAAAAG ATTCTTCTTCTAAAAGCATTTGTAAGTTCGGATAACCTTTTTACCTTCTCTGCGTTTCAT AAGATTGCAATTGAACTGATGGTTGAATCTGGTGGTGGTACAAAATCATATTTTCTGCAAAATGCATGCCGCACCCCAGCTACGAATGATGTAAATAGTTACAACCTGACGTTGGGGCTAGAAGAATATGTTTCCAAGCATGGGAACAAACTTGCCGAAGCTTGTCACTCTTGCTTCTCAACTGG AAAGAATCTCAAAGTTGGTTCTGGGGTAGCTTGTAGCAGAGAAAACCACCAAAACTTAGGCCAGGTGATGGAAGTTGTAATCATCATCAGCAACGTATCAATGTTGGACCAATCTTCCTGCTCCAGGTTATATGGCCGTAGAACAGAG GTCTTGTACTTCAAAGATTTCTCACCCTGCTCAATGCCACAATCATCTCTTGAAGCATTGAACAGCATTGACTGGAAAAATTATGGATTAGTTCTAAAAAGTGTTGGAGATCAAGATGGCATCACAATATTAGAGTGGGAAAACTTACCCCCGTGCTCGCACATTGATATTGCGCTCCACATATATGATAAACA ATTGCCTTGCTCGCGCAGTAACAGAACTGATAGGTACCTCACCAGGAAAGCTCTCAAGCTTGCACTGTCTGACCTGAAGAAGAGGAATGCAGGAACATTACTCAGTGAGCGTGCTGTCAAG ATATGCAATTATGCACCCGATCTTGCCAAAACAATTTCAGGCTTGATCATGTCTTCGCTAGACTTGAACTTCAAAAGAGAATGTTTGTCTCTACTTGGGCTGCCATCTCCGGAACATGAAAAGGATATTGTTGAGACCTGCATCAAAGATAAGATCATTTCTGTCATAGCAACAAATGACAGTGGTAGTAGACGGGGAACACTTTTCGAGCATGGCCCCAAGAAGTCATACGAAGGTGTAGTCGAGTATTTTGATGCGTAG